The DNA window AAGGTCATGGATCTTTAGGGCTGACATCTCTGATCCATATAACGAATTCATAGTAGATAATCTGCCCACGGAACTTGGCTTACTCCCATTCCCCAATATTCGGGTAATGTTATTAACAATAATGTTATGAAATCTACTTTCACTCGTCTAACTCTTCATTTTCATAATATGGATGCTTAACAGGATGGAGTTGCTGTGCCATGTTTTCTCAAGGACTTTTCCGTTCTAGTTCTCAGGGCTGGCCAGCAGCTTCAAGTACTTATCAAGTTGTTTGAATTGTGCCATTCTAATTATGAAGATATTCTTCCCACTGTCGGTGGACATTTCAATGACCATTTGTTTCGTGCATCCCCGTTGACCTTCAGCAAACGACAATTAGAGGCCATGGTAACAGCCAGAAACAGTTATTACCAAACATTGCAGGGAAAATTTGGTAACATGTTAACCAAGCTCGACTTTCGATACCAACAGGTAACAAAAGCCGTCTCTTTTAACATGCTTTAACTTGATAAGATTGAATAGTTTGATATTCTTTTTATTCTATAGTTCTTTTCTTATTTGGTCATGTGAATTGGTGGCATTTCAACTACTACTTAAACAGATGTCTATTGTAGAAAATGATGAATGTTTTTAGTTAGTATTACAAGTACTTGATGCCTGATTGCTTAGCCACCCGTAGCTtcaattctctttaaaagaAGTGGTTCTGTTctctcattaaaaaaattacaatttatcatTCATGTTGAAGGCTTTACCAGTGATTAATCCACACTTacctttttttttgtaataaagtCAACGATTGATCATCTTGAGATCGTTTTCTAATTTCTGATGGTCATTTACAGAATTTATTTGGTTTGTAATAGTTGCACGTCTTGCATGaaaatttccatttttcagGTGCTTCCTGGGGGAGCTATACCTATCTACTTTGACAACATTGGAGAGGGATTTAGCAGTGAAGTCTTGTTTGCTTTGAGCGATACTTTGAATGCCACTTCAGTATCTGACAAATGGAACTCACATCTGTAAGCTCtcgtctctctctctctctctctctctctctgccACCATTTATACGATGAACATGCAGATATGCGTTTTGCTCAACCTTTCCAGCATCGTGAAATTGTTTTAACAGTTGAATTGTGAAAATCAGGCAGGGCACAATACCATAAGGCTGTTCTTTGTCTGGTTTGGTCGGTTCTTGATGTGTATACTTTATTTAACCGGATGGTTTTGAAATAATgttgtttaaagtgaatgaaacaagttttaaaaaccaaactgaGCTGACGTAGGCTGCCAAGTCAACTCAAACCAGACATTTGTTAGTTTGAGCATTTTGAAAGGCCTAATCTATTTGAATCTACTATTGAAATTTGAAACATAATTTTCTAGGCTATATCCTTTGGTTTCTGAAGTCCGTTATGCAACTTTGAAAAGGTAAACGTGTAAATTCGGGAGCATCGAACTTGGATTGATTGGGCTTAGATGGGATTGCATGTCGTAGACATTAGTTAGATTTCAGAAATTCAAATTTCAGATTCAGGATTGGAAGCGACCTAATTCTTCTTGTCGATATAGGTCATTTTTTATGGTAATAGTTTGTTCGTATTTACCTGACTACCTCTTGAACTTGACCATTTCAGTGATTGTCCTTTCATTTTCCTGCTTTTCTGTGGGTTAATTTCCAGTTTTAATGTGTGATACAGTTTGGCTTATCCCTGGATTTGCCTGCTTCAGGGATACTGATAAGATAGATTCAGATCACTCAAGTACAGGAAATTTCTCCGTGTTAGTTCCATCTGGGGAATCCGAATGTTCATCTTTAAGCGATTCTGAAGAACAAATTGAGATAGAGCAACTGACCGAGAATTATCAAAGATTGGTTGGACATGATCAAAATCATTTCTCCTCTCTAAATGTTTCCACGTGTAGGCCAACTGATAATTTTTTGCAAAAGTCTACTCAATCTGACAACTCCCATGATATGGAAATAAATTTACTTAAAAGTTCTCTAAAGAATTATGGTCTTGGTTATTCTGTTGAATCCTATTATAGAAAAAAATCTCCCATGCACGTGTTTGTACCTCTAGATACAGGGGATTCAATCCTATCAAAAACTGATAGATTAACAGATAAGATATGGCCTCTTGGCCTTCTAAATAATTCATCTTATGATGATGAAGAGTTGAGTAATGACTGGGGGTTATCTGGATATGACATAACCGGAAAAGTGCACAGAGAAGATATGGAGCCCAAAAATGAAGGTGTACCATACTGTACAAAAATGAATTCTACTAAAGATTGTCCAGAGAAAGCCTTGAGAAGGGATCAACTTGAAAATGATTTTCATAgttcaaattcatttacatcGCAGACATGGAAGGATCATTACAGAAGCAATATTTTCAGCAGAAATCCAATGTTGACAGAAAGTATGCTCTTTAAGCCAATGGGCAGACCTGGACAGAAATGTAGCTCAGCTTATGGACAGTCGTTGCCTTGCTTTGACTTTTTAACCGTTGAAGACCCTTGCCGAGTATATGCGGAGAAGTTGGCTTCTATTTCAACACATGAGTTGATCAACAATGGCGGAAGTACTGATAGTGCTGGTGAGGATTGTGGACAAAGTAAACAAGGCAATGATGGAGATAGTTTCTTGATTAATGATGCCAGAATGGCTTGCCCTTCGTCGCCATTATACTCAAAGGAACAAAGGCAAGTAGCTCTAGTTTCAACAGAAGGTTTTGGAGCAAGGCATTGGGAAAGTATGCTCAGTAATACTAGTTTCTCCAGAAAGGGTAGTATCGGAGAGCAGGCGGGGAGTTTATCAGCAATGTTTGAGATGCCACTTGATTTCATTATCGAGAAGTGCCTTCTGCAGGAAATCTTGCTCCAGTATCCTTctatctttctttttatttctccTTAGAGTAAGAAAATAATCTATCTGATCATTTATTAATACAAGTAATTGATTCAGATGTAAAAACTTGTGTATTTAGTTGTAGAAAGGATTAGGCATTGTTTGGGTTATGACTGAAAATTGATTCCAACTGATTAAGTAGTATGGGTATGACTTCTTTTGTTTAAATTGGTAAATGTTTTCTGAGATATTGGCTCTTGGTTATCAGGATTCAGTTTATTTTGTGGAAATATTTTAACTAAATAATGAatgttaattagttaattataaactatggtctTTAATGACGATAACTAATCTTATGGGCTTTGTTACAAAATACTAATGTAGTAAATTACATGTTAGCTGTTTCATTAGTTAAGATAAATTATTACTTAAATAAGCAACCTAAAATATGCAGGCTTTGTTCAGTTCAACTATCAAAAATTTCAACGAAAGAATGTGTCAAGAATATCTGTTTAGATGCTTGTATGCTTTCATGTTTTTGAGAGTAAACAAGCTTTTCGATGATCTATAATTGTGCAGATCCAGATAGCATTTGGCAATCTATTGTGATTCAGAAAGTGTCAAGATTTAGTTCTTAAAGCTTCTTCTGGAAAGCAATGATCTATTAGTTGTGAAAAATTGTAATGAAATCAAACCATtccgatttttttttgaaagtaccATTCTGATGTTTTTAACTATGTGTATATTGGTGGTTTTCTCggattcacttttatttttctcatcaCTCTTTCTCTGGATTGTGGCATGGTTATATCCCTTATCTATGGTATATTTACATCTGATTTTCATTCTCAATGTGGGGGCATATAGCAAATTAAAGTTTGCAAGATCATTCATCTCCTTAACAATGCTAGGTACAAATACGTCAGCAAGCTAGCCATCAAGCTACTTGAAGGGTTTGATTTGCATGAACATTTTCTGGCGCTGCGACGATACTATTTTATGGAATTAGCAGATTGGGCAGATCTATTTGTCATGTCCCTTTGGCATCAAGTATGTCGGCCTGATAATTAATAATGCTCCACATTCTGAATTATTTCTTTGAAAATTATTACTCTGTTCTAAATCCGCTCTCTTTGTCTCTCTAAATAACAGAGATGTTGTGCTACTGAGGCAGAACACACAGTTTCAGCACTTCAAGGGATCCTTGAGATGTCGGTTCAGAAGTCTTCATGCGAACGAGATCCTAATAAGGATCGATTGTATGTGTACGCAAAGGGGAATGCTTTAATGCCTCTTGCAACTTCCACAATTGGTGAATATATGTTTCCTTGATACTCCAATTAGTTATTAAAGTTAAGATGTGTACCAAGCAGGAAATTTCTATGGTTAGGGATGTTCATTTAGAATGACCTACCTTTTGCTTGGCCTAAAATATGTTTGAGTTGCATTACCTTGAGGCTCAGGACTAGGAGCAAAACAACATTACCTTGGTCACTTCGTGTTTTTGCACATTGCATTTTTTATAAGGCTAATTGTTTTTATACCAGCATCCTGCATTATTCCGATATAGTCTCTCGATTTGatttaaatgattaacattTGAACTCTTATCTTCACATTACAAGATGTACGGgcatctttaaatttttttttttaacggtTCCTGACAATCACAATTAGTTGAACCAAATAATCCTCTTTTCTACGTTacactttttcctttttcagACTTTATTTATGAATACTTCTGCTTACCTATTGATTGTTTTAATAACCATAGTTTCCTAATTCGAAAATGTTTTAGGCTTTGCCATGATGACTCTTGATTCTTGTTTTTCGTATATCTATTTTTCCtaagaataattatacaacgcaacggtggtgccacgtcattcgtgcaacaaaccaatgaggcaTTAGCAATGTTGGAATATtgaatgacaaaaaaaaaaagcaataattaaagattCTTTATTGCAAATGCTCACTAGCttattgtaaaaatgacgtggcacaacCGTTGCGTGGGATGAACACTTCCCTATAGTAAACAAGAAAACAAATGTCCCTTTGTTTTACTATTGTtcatttctcaattttttttaatttatcttttagtgACATTGAGTTTTCCACGTGCCAGGGATccattcttttgattttctggGTTTGGGTTATCGTGTGGATTGGCCAGTCAGTATCATTTTGACTCCCAGTGCATTGAAAATTTATTGcgatatattcaattttttgataaaagtgAAGCTGGCTGTGTATGCTTCTACTGATGCCTGGCGCTTATTAAAGGTATTGATCTGTTCCTAATGGTCTATATTTCAGTGAGTCTCTGAGCTTTGTGTGAACTTTATCCTTTTATTGAGTGTGATCCTTATGTTTTTGTATCATTTCTGAATCTGATGGATGAAACTGTAGCAAGAAATTACTCTGAATTACACATAAATATGTAGTTGGCTGTCAATACCAAGCAGACTATCTCCTACTTGCATAAACTACTGCATACTTTTATAGAAACTGAGCAGACTGCTTCCTGTTTGCTTAACAAAAATATGTGAACTAAACCTGACAGGTCATCAGATTTGCTTAAATGAcaacaatttttttgaattccGGCGACACATTTATTTCCTTTCTAAATAGATTTTTGAAACAAGGCCTtgattttggaattgtttttgatattttaggACCAAACAACTTTCCcagtatttttgataaactatcAATGCTTACCAacatttttacttaaatgagAGTTCATGGAAGTGTTTTTTGCTTGAATTTTAAGTATGTTGTTTTACAGGATTTGATGCACTTCATTAGTAGACGTAGTAATTCTAAAGCACATGAAAGGGAAGTaggttggcttaatttgctgatAAAGATGAGGTTAGTGTGAATTTCCTTTTATGTTTGCACTTTGCATGTTATTGGTTCCTCGGTATATGCTGTGTTTCTTTAGAAGTATCAGTGGCCCTCTCGAATAAAagtctttttatttttcctcTAAAAATTCCTTTTGATTATTCGTGAtggtcattaaaaaaattcgtTTGATGTTTTAAAGGGTAAAGTCTTGTAAAATAGGTGCATTAGATTAATTAAACTTTAGACTCTGTTAAAACTATGTGTTGTGGGATCTGCATGTTGTTAAAGGGCTGTGCATATTGACATGAATTCTATTAGGGGCGGGTTTAGGAAGAGAGTATGGTGGACAATAGCGATCtacaattttgatttttttttctaataaaatgttaatgtAGAACTAAATGATATAATTTCGCCCTCCTTACAATTTATTatggaacaaaggatcactttaccccccgaacttggcacaaagtatcaaaaacgtccaaattagcgaaaccggatcacttctaccctgaacttggcaaaaccgtttcaaaaacacccctatgctgatgtggcatCTTAAGTGGAGAGAggttctaaatttaaaataattaactctaattaacttaatgtaataaaatatttaaccctaattaatttaaaacccTTCTTCCTCCACCACCACTATCCCTATTCCTCCACCTTCACCAACCACCACCCAAAATCCATAATCCACCGCCCAAACCCATCCGACACCGCCCGGAACACCATAGCAGCGGCTGAGAGACGAACTCACGAACCCAGTTCGTCTCTCGATCTGAGAGACGAACAACGattcgtctctcagatgagagacAAACCCAgttcgtctctcatctgagagacgaagAGACGAACGGAGTTCGTTTCAGTTCGTCTGTGATGTCTCAAGACGtttttgatcctttgttcatttattaTATGCTTAACTTTTTTATACTTTGCCCatctttttgtaaaatttaaataaatatatatattatttttaaaattaatacttaTTCATATAAAAGTGCTCCCTCCACCCCATAACAATTGTCcactttcctttttcttttatgccaaatcttaaaatttatctTCTTATATTGTCCTTATTTGTTAAAAGTCCACTATTTGTTATCATTATCTCAAAAAGTGAATTGGTAATAATGGCATGATAGTAAAATGgagataaatttgtaaaaatttagaatattaattatattttcttaacCTGTGTGAAAATGACAAagtggataattattttaaaacatagggagtgttattttatttaaagtaCTTTAATAGTTTAGTAAGAAAGATTCAAACTAAAAAAAGTGAGTTGGTCAACTTCTAGTTtcattttaaatagaaaatatattattgCACTTAGATTAAAAGTTTTGATAATTTTACCATTCACTTTTCCTTTCTAGAAACACTTTTAACTTGTGTCTTTTTTAGGAAAAAGGGATAAATATTGCCCCCTAATGTTTATAGCGAGGTTTAAATATTCCCTTGatgtctaaaaaggtcaaaacacACCCTTAATGTCTCTAAAATGGTACAAAGAAAGCCCTTACGGCTAACGGAATGCTAACTTCTCGTAAAGAAATGTTGAATTTGTTATTAGTGGCTAATAATAATCTGATGTGAACAGATAATTTATAACTTATATATCTCTCTATTTCTCTGACCTTTACCACCgcacaaaataatttaaagactCAAAATCTCATGAACAACACATACGCATGCTTTTCATTCTCCGGCTGACTGATTTTGAGCTTTTTACATTTTTCATCAtctttaaattcaaataatttctACAAAGTATTGCACTTTCGCATCCTTCATTTATCTATCTTCCCTTTTGAAATGGAAAACACTGAATATGATGAATTCGAGGCTTGACAACTAGAAAAGGGAATTGTTGATGGCACTCTCTTAGCTTCCTCCTTTACGCACCACTCTTCATAATTCTGCATTTGTGTTGAGAAATCTATTTATCCCTTTTGGAACTTTTGCatattacatatatttatatattctgaaaataattttatgtatttattcTGCCAAAAAAGACAAACTTACAATATTTtgacaaaatacaaaatttcaTGTATTTGAATCATGTAATTATCTTGTCTAAATTGGGAATGAAATGATCATTCTTTCGATACAAATacctaattttatttaatgaattttaaatctaaacttaaatataattaatttctatcctattttaatttaattattaatcatatcttatttttagtaattaataatATCTCAATTAATGAAgctattatattatttttcataaaaaaacattaatgattaaatattaatCTAAATCAATTTTCTGATTCTTATtctaactaatttttaatttaatattttagctAACTTTCACCTTTTGGTCCAT is part of the Mercurialis annua linkage group LG3, ddMerAnnu1.2, whole genome shotgun sequence genome and encodes:
- the LOC126673061 gene encoding uncharacterized protein LOC126673061 isoform X3; this encodes MGAERKSGSSSSEGSLVRLVMNGMQGVESSLLALQNLSAFPNILSSVASFGSLVLLLRKFVHHFTYIDSLVNQAFAVAVGKVLQGYFSALNTVYASVTLRRSSNVDDDIVHSGVTLLELYLHTQELRSQIEALANICNLHCFPLEELSAKAVLHFSNFYRGGDLLTHLYIQLQVADPAHSPLLKFLFLHSCEPYCGFIRSWIFRADISDPYNEFIVDNLPTELGLLPFPNIRDGVAVPCFLKDFSVLVLRAGQQLQVLIKLFELCHSNYEDILPTVGGHFNDHLFRASPLTFSKRQLEAMVTARNSYYQTLQGKFGNMLTKLDFRYQQVLPGGAIPIYFDNIGEGFSSEVLFALSDTLNATSVSDKWNSHLDTDKIDSDHSSTGNFSVLVPSGESECSSLSDSEEQIEIEQLTENYQRLVGHDQNHFSSLNVSTCRPTDNFLQKSTQSDNSHDMEINLLKSSLKNYGLGYSVESYYRKKSPMHVFVPLDTGDSILSKTDRLTDKIWPLGLLNNSSYDDEELSNDWGLSGYDITGKVHREDMEPKNEGVPYCTKMNSTKDCPEKALRRDQLENDFHSSNSFTSQTWKDHYRSNIFSRNPMLTESMLFKPMGRPGQKCSSAYGQSLPCFDFLTVEDPCRVYAEKLASISTHELINNGGSTDSAGEDCGQSKQGNDGDSFLINDARMACPSSPLYSKEQRQVALVSTEGFGARHWESMLSNTSFSRKGSIGEQAGSLSAMFEMPLDFIIEKCLLQEILLQYKYVSKLAIKLLEGFDLHEHFLALRRYYFMELADWADLFVMSLWHQRCCATEAEHTVSALQGILEMSVQKSSCERDPNKDRLYVYAKGNALMPLATSTIGIHSFDFLGLGYRVDWPVSIILTPSALKIYCDIFNFLIKVKLAVYASTDAWRLLKDLMHFISRRSNSKAHEREVGWLNLLIKMR
- the LOC126673061 gene encoding uncharacterized protein LOC126673061 isoform X1, which translates into the protein MGAERKSGSSSSEGSLVRLVMNGMQGVESSLLALQNLSAFPNILSSVASFGSLVLLLRKFVHHFTYIDSLVNQAFAVAVGKVLQGYFSALNTVYASVTLRRSSNVDDDIVHSGVTLLELYLHTQELRSQIEALANICNLHCFPLEELSAKAVLHFSNFYRGGDLLTHLYIQLQVADPAHSPLLKFLFLHSCEPYCGFIRSWIFRADISDPYNEFIVDNLPTELGLLPFPNIRDGVAVPCFLKDFSVLVLRAGQQLQVLIKLFELCHSNYEDILPTVGGHFNDHLFRASPLTFSKRQLEAMVTARNSYYQTLQGKFGNMLTKLDFRYQQVLPGGAIPIYFDNIGEGFSSEVLFALSDTLNATSVSDKWNSHLDTDKIDSDHSSTGNFSVLVPSGESECSSLSDSEEQIEIEQLTENYQRLVGHDQNHFSSLNVSTCRPTDNFLQKSTQSDNSHDMEINLLKSSLKNYGLGYSVESYYRKKSPMHVFVPLDTGDSILSKTDRLTDKIWPLGLLNNSSYDDEELSNDWGLSGYDITGKVHREDMEPKNEGVPYCTKMNSTKDCPEKALRRDQLENDFHSSNSFTSQTWKDHYRSNIFSRNPMLTESMLFKPMGRPGQKCSSAYGQSLPCFDFLTVEDPCRVYAEKLASISTHELINNGGSTDSAGEDCGQSKQGNDGDSFLINDARMACPSSPLYSKEQRQVALVSTEGFGARHWESMLSNTSFSRKGSIGEQAGSLSAMFEMPLDFIIEKCLLQEILLQYKYVSKLAIKLLEGFDLHEHFLALRRYYFMELADWADLFVMSLWHQRCCATEAEHTVSALQGILEMSVQKSSCERDPNKDRLYVYAKGNALMPLATSTIGIHSFDFLGLGYRVDWPVSIILTPSALKIYCDIFNFLIKVKLAVYASTDAWRLLKDLMHFISRRSNSKAHEREVGWLNLLIKMRQQVNHFISTLQQYVQSQLSHISWCRFLHNLKYKVKDMMDLEMMHMEYLTESLHICFLSGETRPVASIIENILECALEFRACLTTSTWDEGGLLGKLSRINISQVRTIKQKLDINLKELYLLHLNSPKHGQFGVSCFWGHLNYNEYYTHNS
- the LOC126673061 gene encoding uncharacterized protein LOC126673061 isoform X2, which encodes MNGMQGVESSLLALQNLSAFPNILSSVASFGSLVLLLRKFVHHFTYIDSLVNQAFAVAVGKVLQGYFSALNTVYASVTLRRSSNVDDDIVHSGVTLLELYLHTQELRSQIEALANICNLHCFPLEELSAKAVLHFSNFYRGGDLLTHLYIQLQVADPAHSPLLKFLFLHSCEPYCGFIRSWIFRADISDPYNEFIVDNLPTELGLLPFPNIRDGVAVPCFLKDFSVLVLRAGQQLQVLIKLFELCHSNYEDILPTVGGHFNDHLFRASPLTFSKRQLEAMVTARNSYYQTLQGKFGNMLTKLDFRYQQVLPGGAIPIYFDNIGEGFSSEVLFALSDTLNATSVSDKWNSHLDTDKIDSDHSSTGNFSVLVPSGESECSSLSDSEEQIEIEQLTENYQRLVGHDQNHFSSLNVSTCRPTDNFLQKSTQSDNSHDMEINLLKSSLKNYGLGYSVESYYRKKSPMHVFVPLDTGDSILSKTDRLTDKIWPLGLLNNSSYDDEELSNDWGLSGYDITGKVHREDMEPKNEGVPYCTKMNSTKDCPEKALRRDQLENDFHSSNSFTSQTWKDHYRSNIFSRNPMLTESMLFKPMGRPGQKCSSAYGQSLPCFDFLTVEDPCRVYAEKLASISTHELINNGGSTDSAGEDCGQSKQGNDGDSFLINDARMACPSSPLYSKEQRQVALVSTEGFGARHWESMLSNTSFSRKGSIGEQAGSLSAMFEMPLDFIIEKCLLQEILLQYKYVSKLAIKLLEGFDLHEHFLALRRYYFMELADWADLFVMSLWHQRCCATEAEHTVSALQGILEMSVQKSSCERDPNKDRLYVYAKGNALMPLATSTIGIHSFDFLGLGYRVDWPVSIILTPSALKIYCDIFNFLIKVKLAVYASTDAWRLLKDLMHFISRRSNSKAHEREVGWLNLLIKMRQQVNHFISTLQQYVQSQLSHISWCRFLHNLKYKVKDMMDLEMMHMEYLTESLHICFLSGETRPVASIIENILECALEFRACLTTSTWDEGGLLGKLSRINISQVRTIKQKLDINLKELYLLHLNSPKHGQFGVSCFWGHLNYNEYYTHNS